From Watersipora subatra chromosome 8, tzWatSuba1.1, whole genome shotgun sequence, a single genomic window includes:
- the LOC137401392 gene encoding centrosomal protein of 63 kDa-like, producing MSGLELTELYRELQRTGHGLSKTSPLITSCESELSELIRQIDIMFKVKRNDWEKERATFELKVETKVRELQLQQESIDRKNLEINRLREQTSQLEKEDKKLISDYQFQVEKLHKDLTMLRKQYEKMRTRHQKEKVKLATEKYETEASNLSKDKKQLELEVEKLVATVKALTDKCELMEQQGTTYQDQLAKRKQMIGDIESHLRAEIASLSSQLHKTEDKESEQSVEIARLKADLNHWKNKSTKLIKDLQSADELLKKSNSLAKNLQTQNDSLTAELKAQGSNLHMATRGQHCQEKEMAKLRDMLIEKDKTIRSLLDKQYLDESAALDVLKQDVLKADEDNRELKAKEVEYRAEISQLKGELSTLNLRLINTDQECLSLREQLHQKATELRQTEDRILRERDSNLNELQMKMFSLREDHDAELARLKRELQNCRAQLCEAMSRNNQTCLMTTFSEGDDTHSDAVNAALDESQAAADLRLTKQQLVALRLENQHLQDQLVTSSHIGSDVRQSQKQMNIIQDSYGGTVERLQADNERLRSDIDRLRDEMKRTNETHHRKYCKLLKDMQEDIERREARLHEEQELNNARTEVTNNTLHETRESVYQHEKASLQEQKNLLMERLDQTEVEMSQCMEANCTLTQENQLMASFAGNISEVMAMASSSKKDVSQSHYNSAYDDQTTDFFGLRTESPDPVRRLISDEATLNCSSSKMSNKSQRSSHSRENHNCTSTPKKSSFNSSLREKPSHSRTSSAGHPSHSRTSSVGRSSHSRTSSATRQHDVSKSPTHGPSKSSPCHRSAKGRHSTSPPVNHPNRSSSSEGKQTNLSPRVQAERSPSPGARSFISSPSRISSFHGHDYSESFNTSSTGSMIAEKFLRDQRQRTAALEQMLDQHIQGLRDDSKQLISDNQQYLM from the exons ATGAGTGGCTTAGAATTGACAGAGTTATACCGTGAGTTGCAGAGGACAGGCCATGGACTCTCCAAAACTAGCCCTCTTATAACTAGCTGTGAATCAGAGTTGTCAGAATTAATTCGCCAAATAGACATCATGTTCAA AGTGAAAAGAAATGACTGGGAAAAAGAACGAGCTACATTTGAGCTGAAGGTTGAAACAAAGGTGAGAGAACTGCAGTTGCAGCAAGAGAGTATTGACAGGAAAAACCTAGAG ATTAACAGGTTAAGAGAGCAAACGAGTCAGCTCGAAAAAGAAGACAAGAAATTAATTTCAGACTATCAGTTTCAAGTCGAGAAGCTTCACAAAGACCTGACAATGCTCAGAAAACAATATGAAAAGATGAGAACAAGGCATCAGAAAGAGAAAGTCAAATTGGCAACTGAG AAGTACGAGACAGAGGCCAGCAATCTGTCCAAGGACAAGAAGCAGCTTGAGTTGGAAGTGGAAAAACTCGTTGCTACTGTTAAAGCCCTCA CTGACAAGTGTGAGTTGATGGAGCAGCAGGGCACTACCTATCAGGATCAGCTAGCCAAGAGGAAGCAAATGATCGGTGACATCGAGTCTCATCTCAG AGCAGAAATAGCTAGCCTCAGCTCACAGCTTCACAAGACAGAAGACAAGGAATCCGAGCAAAGTGTAGAGATAGCCCGCCTCAAAGCCGACCTCAACCACTGGAAGAACAAGTctacaaaattaataaaagatTTGCAATCAGCAGATGAGTTGCTGAAGAAGTCCAATTCTCTTGCCAAG AATCTGCAGACTCAGAATGACAGTCTTACTGCTGAGCTGAAAGCGCAGGGAAGCAACTTGCATATGGCTACTAGGGGTCAGCACTGCCAGGAGAAAGAGATGGCCAAGCTAAGAGACATGCTTATTGAAAAGGATAAAACTATCAG GTCTCTCCTGGATAAGCAGTACTTGGATGAGTCGGCTGCTTTGGATGTACTCAAACAGGATGTTCTTAAGGCGGATGAGGATAATAG GGAGTTGAAGGCCAAAGAGGTAGAGTACAGAGCCGAGATATCACAGTTAAAGggagagttgtctactctcaaCTTGAGGCTAATCAACACAGACCAGGAATGTCTTTCACTCAGGGAACAGTTGCACCAAAAG GCAACGGAGCTGAGGCAGACAGAGGATCGGATCTTGCGAGAAAGGGATTCTAACTTGAATGAA TTGCAGATGAAGATGTTCTCACTCAGGGAAGATCATGATGCCGAGTTGGCCAGACTTAAGAGAGAGCTTCAAAACTGTCGAGCTCAGCTCTGTGAAGCTATGAG TCGTAATAACCAGACGTGTTTGATGACAACCTTCTCAGAAGGAGACGATACACACTCAGATGCAGTTAATGCTGCTTTAGATGAAAGTCAGGCTGCAGCCGACCTCAGGCTAACGAAGCAACAGTTGGTAGCGCTAAGGCTAGAAAACCAACACCTTCAAGATCAG CTAGTAACATCATCCCATATTGGCTCAGATGTTAGGCAGAGCCAAAAGCAAATGAATATTATTCAAGATAGCTATGGAGGAACGGTAGAAAGATTGCAG GCTGACAATGAGAGGCTTCGCTCTGATATAGACAGACTGAGAGATGAGATGAAACGAACCAATGAAACTCATCACAGAAAATACTGCAAGCTGCTTAAAGACATGCAAGAAGACATTGAGAG AAGGGAGGCTAGGTTGCATGAAGAGCAAGAGCTAAACAATGCGAGAACTGAGGTGACGAACAATACCCTCCATGAGACGAGGGAGTCGGTCTACCAGCATGAGAAGGCATCACTTCAGGAGCAAAAGAACTTGCTGATGGAGAGACTTGACCAAACTGAGGTTGAGATGAGTCAGTGCATGGAAGCCAACTGCA CACTGACGCAAGAGAACCAGCTGATGGCATCGTTTGCTGGAAATATCTCAGAGGTCATGGCCATGGCAAGCTCTAGCAAGAAGGATGTCAGTCAAAGTCATTACAATTCTGCATACGATGATCAAACAACAG ATTTTTTTGGGCTCAGAACAGAAAGCCCTGACCCAGTAAGACGATTAATCAGCGATGAGGCAACGTTGAATTGCTCGAGTTCTAAGATGTCAAATAAAAGTCAAAGATCTAGTCATTCAAGAGAGAATCATAATTGTACTTCCACACCAAAGAAGTCAAGTTTTAACAGCTCACTTCGAGAAAAACCTAGCCACAGCAGAACGTCCAGTGCAGGTCATCCTAGCCACAGCAGAACGTCAAGTGTAGGTCGTTCTAGCCACAGCAGAACGTCCAGTGCAACTCGTCAGCATGATGTATCCAAATCTCCAACTCATGGCCCCTCAAAGTCTTCCCCGTGTCATCGATCAGCTAAGGGTCGCCATTCTACTTCACCCCCTGTTAATCATCCGAATCGCTCATCGTCGTCGGAAGGGAAACAGACCAACTTGTCCCCCAG GGTGCAAGCCGAAAGGTCTCCATCTCCTGGTGCAAGGAGTTTCATCTCATCTCCTAGCCGAATCTCTTCTTTCCATGGGCATGACTACAGTGAGAGCTTTAAT